The following coding sequences lie in one Zingiber officinale cultivar Zhangliang chromosome 2B, Zo_v1.1, whole genome shotgun sequence genomic window:
- the LOC122046223 gene encoding uncharacterized protein LOC122046223 isoform X3, with product MGQPGIVNLVELGQDRGPYPHGRSSVCKKGSSKFSNFTKALNIHMVDCSPVLQEVQYNALKCTDETTNDDNSSKRTITMCLAVQFHGIPLWNRFHQDGRNPRYDGLISDSLQAIRKHEFVEVLDDPGSANLSAHVDFESIRHSAKEVSAVCITFLP from the exons ATGGGTCAACCTGGAATTGTGAATCTTGTTGAACTGGGCCAGGACAGGGGACCCTACCCTCATGgccgatcttctgtgtgtaagaAA GGATcttcaaagttttcaaattttACTAAAGCTCTTAACATTCACATGGTGGATTGCAGTCCTGTCTTACAGGAGGTCCAATACAATGCTTTGAAGTGCACGGATGAAACAACTAATGACGACAACAGCTCCAAAAGAACGATCACTATGTGTCTGGCAGTCCAATTTCATGGCATCCCACTCTGGAACAGGTTCCATCAGGAT GGAAGAAATCCAAGATATGATGGACTTATCTCTGATAGTCTGCAG GCAATTCGTAAGCACGAATTTGTGGAGGTATTAGATGATCCCGGTTCAGCTAATCTAAGTGCTCATGTTGATTTTGAATCGATAAGGCACTCTGCCAAAGAAGTATCAGCTGTTTGCATTACATTCTTGCCATAA
- the LOC122046227 gene encoding plant cysteine oxidase 2-like isoform X1, producing the protein MPSAVQRLFDTCKEVFADVGSGAVPSPADVERLRSALDTLKPQDVGLSRNLPLFKHASTNRPPAVTYLHLSAFPNFSIGIFCLPRTAVIPLHNHPGMTVFSKILVGSMHIKSYDWVTDPQSPNEKIMSPSGACLAKVNTDAVFKAPCETSVLYPTTGGNIHRFTAVTPCAVLDVLGPPYNDNEGRACTYYKEHAYLSFPVAAVLGAGDGDYVWLEAMASEPEELVVRGSQYTGPEIVDC; encoded by the exons ATGCCGAGTGCCGTGCAGAGGCTGTTTGATACCTGCAAGGAGGTGTTTGCTGATGTCGGATCAGGGGCCGTCCCGTCGCCGGCTGATGTGGAGCGCCTTCGATCCGCCCTGG ATACTTTAAAGCCACAAGATGTTGGTCTAAGTCGCAACCTACCCCTTTTCAAGCATGCCTCAACAAATAGACCTCCTGCTGTAACATATTTGCACCTTTCCGCATTCCCCAATTTTTCG ATTGGTATTTTTTGCCTCCCACGAACAGCAGTCATCCCGCTACATAATCACCCGGGCATGACTGTTTTTAGTAAAATTCTTGTTGGTTCCATGCATATTAAGTCCTACGATTGGGTTACTGATCCTCAGAGTCCCAACGAAAAAATCATGTCCCCAAGTG GTGCATGCTTGGCAAAGGTGAACACTGATGCCGTCTTCAAGGCACCTTGTGAGACATCCGTTTTATACCCTACTACTGGGGGTAACATACATCGTTTCACTGCAGTGACCCCTTGTGCAGTTCTTGATGTCCTTGGACCACCATACAATGACAATGAAGGAAGAGCCTGCACTTATTACAAAGAGCACGCATACTTGAGTTTTCCTG TTGCTGCAGTTCTAGGGGCAGGCGATGGTGACTACGTGTGGCTGGAAGCTATGGCGAGTGAACCCGAAGAACTCGTCGTACGCGGTAGCCAATACACAGGACCAGAAATTGTAGACTGCTGA
- the LOC122046227 gene encoding plant cysteine oxidase 2-like isoform X2: MPSAVQRLFDTCKEVFADVGSGAVPSPADVERLRSALDTLKPQDVGLSRNLPLFKHASTNRPPAVTYLHLSAFPNFSIGIFCLPRTAVIPLHNHPGMTVFSKILVGSMHIKSYDWVTDPQSPNEKIMSPSGACLAKVNTDAVFKAPCETSVLYPTTGGNIHRFTAVTPCAVLDVLGPPYNDNEGRACTYYKEHAYLSFPVLGAGDGDYVWLEAMASEPEELVVRGSQYTGPEIVDC; the protein is encoded by the exons ATGCCGAGTGCCGTGCAGAGGCTGTTTGATACCTGCAAGGAGGTGTTTGCTGATGTCGGATCAGGGGCCGTCCCGTCGCCGGCTGATGTGGAGCGCCTTCGATCCGCCCTGG ATACTTTAAAGCCACAAGATGTTGGTCTAAGTCGCAACCTACCCCTTTTCAAGCATGCCTCAACAAATAGACCTCCTGCTGTAACATATTTGCACCTTTCCGCATTCCCCAATTTTTCG ATTGGTATTTTTTGCCTCCCACGAACAGCAGTCATCCCGCTACATAATCACCCGGGCATGACTGTTTTTAGTAAAATTCTTGTTGGTTCCATGCATATTAAGTCCTACGATTGGGTTACTGATCCTCAGAGTCCCAACGAAAAAATCATGTCCCCAAGTG GTGCATGCTTGGCAAAGGTGAACACTGATGCCGTCTTCAAGGCACCTTGTGAGACATCCGTTTTATACCCTACTACTGGGGGTAACATACATCGTTTCACTGCAGTGACCCCTTGTGCAGTTCTTGATGTCCTTGGACCACCATACAATGACAATGAAGGAAGAGCCTGCACTTATTACAAAGAGCACGCATACTTGAGTTTTCCTG TTCTAGGGGCAGGCGATGGTGACTACGTGTGGCTGGAAGCTATGGCGAGTGAACCCGAAGAACTCGTCGTACGCGGTAGCCAATACACAGGACCAGAAATTGTAGACTGCTGA
- the LOC122046223 gene encoding uncharacterized protein LOC122046223 isoform X7 has product MADLLCVRNPVLQEVQYNALKCTDETTNDDNSSKRTITMCLAVQFHGIPLWNRFHQDGRNPRYDGLISDSLQAIRKHEFVEVLDDPGSANLSAHVDFESIRHSAKEVSAVCITFLP; this is encoded by the exons ATGgccgatcttctgtgtgtaagaAA TCCTGTCTTACAGGAGGTCCAATACAATGCTTTGAAGTGCACGGATGAAACAACTAATGACGACAACAGCTCCAAAAGAACGATCACTATGTGTCTGGCAGTCCAATTTCATGGCATCCCACTCTGGAACAGGTTCCATCAGGAT GGAAGAAATCCAAGATATGATGGACTTATCTCTGATAGTCTGCAG GCAATTCGTAAGCACGAATTTGTGGAGGTATTAGATGATCCCGGTTCAGCTAATCTAAGTGCTCATGTTGATTTTGAATCGATAAGGCACTCTGCCAAAGAAGTATCAGCTGTTTGCATTACATTCTTGCCATAA
- the LOC122046223 gene encoding uncharacterized protein LOC122046223 isoform X2 encodes MADLLCVRKYSAYLSSSWYNSLLSSSNINIRIFLQGSSKFSNFTKALNIHMVDCSPVLQEVQYNALKCTDETTNDDNSSKRTITMCLAVQFHGIPLWNRFHQDGRNPRYDGLISDSLQAIRKHEFVEVLDDPGSANLSAHVDFESIRHSAKEIEYQFMVR; translated from the exons ATGgccgatcttctgtgtgtaagaAAGTATTCTGCTTATCTTTCTTCTAGCTGGTATAACTCTTTATTATCATCAAGCAATATAAATATAAGAATTTTCTTGCAGGGATcttcaaagttttcaaattttACTAAAGCTCTTAACATTCACATGGTGGATTGCAGTCCTGTCTTACAGGAGGTCCAATACAATGCTTTGAAGTGCACGGATGAAACAACTAATGACGACAACAGCTCCAAAAGAACGATCACTATGTGTCTGGCAGTCCAATTTCATGGCATCCCACTCTGGAACAGGTTCCATCAGGAT GGAAGAAATCCAAGATATGATGGACTTATCTCTGATAGTCTGCAG GCAATTCGTAAGCACGAATTTGTGGAGGTATTAGATGATCCCGGTTCAGCTAATCTAAGTGCTCATGTTGATTTTGAATCGATAAGGCACTCTGCCAAAGAA ATCGAGTATCAGTTCATGGTCCGATAA
- the LOC122046223 gene encoding uncharacterized protein LOC122046223 isoform X8, with translation MKQLMTTTAPKERSLCVWQSNFMASHSGTGSIRMEEIQDMMDLSLIVCRQFVSTNLWRSSISSWSDNPAQFLGNGEAPFWDGPNELTSISMGTRYLAMAIVNKKQGIPIPFE, from the exons ATGAAACAACTAATGACGACAACAGCTCCAAAAGAACGATCACTATGTGTCTGGCAGTCCAATTTCATGGCATCCCACTCTGGAACAGGTTCCATCAGGAT GGAAGAAATCCAAGATATGATGGACTTATCTCTGATAGTCTGCAG GCAATTCGTAAGCACGAATTTGTGGAG ATCGAGTATCAGTTCATGGTCCGATAACCCAGCCCAGTTCTTAG GAAACGGAGAAGCTCCATTTTGGGACGGTCCTAATGAGCTGACATCCATCAGTATGGGAACTCGGTATCTTGCAATGGCAATCGTGAACAAGAAACAAGGCATACCGATTCCTTTCGAATGA
- the LOC122046228 gene encoding probable WRKY transcription factor 43, with product MNQPDDMMLFEVDDFLAFADQVAEEPEPPAQELDCGGIENKKIRNAGSSSSSMKNTLAKVGFITKSEIELLDDGYRWRKYGKKKVKSSPNPRNYYRCSSIGCNVKKRVERHQDDSSFVITTYEGVHNHHAPQPAAVQHQARHLPNSDG from the exons ATGAATCAGCCCGACGACATGATGCTGTTCGAGGTCGACGATTTCCTGGCCTTCGCTGATCAAGTCGCAGAAGAACCAGAACCCCCTGCTCAGGAGCTTGACTGCGGCGGCATCGAGAATAAGAA GATCAGGAATGCAGGAAGTTCATCATCTTCCATGAAGAACACTCTCGCAAAAGTCGGGTTCATTACAAAGTCTGAGATTGAGTTGCTAGATGATGGATACAGGTGGAGGAAGTATGGGAAGAAGAAGGTTAAAAGTAGTCCAAATCCGAG GAACTACTATCGGTGCTCAAGTATCGGATGCAATGTGAAGAAGAGAGTCGAGCGACACCAAGATGATTCAAGCTTTGTGATAACCACATATGAGGGTGTCCATAACCATCATGCTCCGCAACCAGCGGCTGTGCAGCATCAAGCTCGTCATCTGCCAAACTCTGATGGCTAA
- the LOC122046223 gene encoding uncharacterized protein LOC122046223 isoform X4 — protein MGQPGIVNLVELGQDRGPYPHGRSSVCKKGSSKFSNFTKALNIHMVDCSPVLQEVQYNALKCTDETTNDDNSSKRTITMCLAVQFHGIPLWNRFHQDAIRKHEFVEVLDDPGSANLSAHVDFESIRHSAKEVSAVCITFLP, from the exons ATGGGTCAACCTGGAATTGTGAATCTTGTTGAACTGGGCCAGGACAGGGGACCCTACCCTCATGgccgatcttctgtgtgtaagaAA GGATcttcaaagttttcaaattttACTAAAGCTCTTAACATTCACATGGTGGATTGCAGTCCTGTCTTACAGGAGGTCCAATACAATGCTTTGAAGTGCACGGATGAAACAACTAATGACGACAACAGCTCCAAAAGAACGATCACTATGTGTCTGGCAGTCCAATTTCATGGCATCCCACTCTGGAACAGGTTCCATCAGGAT GCAATTCGTAAGCACGAATTTGTGGAGGTATTAGATGATCCCGGTTCAGCTAATCTAAGTGCTCATGTTGATTTTGAATCGATAAGGCACTCTGCCAAAGAAGTATCAGCTGTTTGCATTACATTCTTGCCATAA
- the LOC122046222 gene encoding histidine protein methyltransferase 1 homolog isoform X2, which translates to MEEKVYPSFSLSSLGFGPSASSRNPLPPSPAPVEVLITEEESLLESSVEPIVIADGLTLHKGRVSTSDVFGLANSDLVPGKYEGGLKLWEGSLDLVKRLHSEVHKGELVLRGKSVLELGCGHGLPGIFAGLEGASVIHFQDFNAEVLRNLTIPNVKVNVQKHLNQHESLPINKSSTPRTPSVRFFAGDWNEVHQLLLCRSNSGQQTATVSGSEGKLYDGYDVILMAETVYEPSSLSSLYALGKKCLQHPLGVIYMAGKKHYFGVGGGTRQFVNLVEEDGVMTASLLAEVADGSSNVREVWKFMFK; encoded by the exons ATGGAGGAG AAAGTGTACCCTAGTTTCTCTCTCTCGAGTCTGGGATTTGGGCCATCCGCATCTTCACGAAACCCCCTTCCGCCATCGCCGGCTCCTGTGGAAGTTCTCATCACCGAGGAG GAATCGCTGTTGGAATCAAGTGTGGAGCCTATAGTTATCGCCGATGGGCTTACTCTTCATAAG GGAAGAGTAAGTACCTCTGATGTGTTCGGGTTGGCCAACTCAGATTTAGTTCCAGGAAAATATGAAG GGGGTTTGAAGCTGTGGGAAGGTTCACTTGATCTTGTTAAGAGACTGCATTCTGAGGTCCACAAAGGCGAGTTAGTTCTCAGAGGAAAAAGTGTTTTAGAG CTTGGATGCGGTCATGGACTTCCAGGGATCTTTGCAGGCCTTGAG GGCGCATCAGTCATTCACTTTCAAGACTTTAATGCTGAGGTGCTTCGCAATCTAACCATCCCAAATGTGAAAGTCAATGTACAGAAACACTTAAACCAACATGAATCATTGCCTATAAACAAGTCGTCAACTCCCAGAACCCCTAGCGTTCGTTTCTTTGCTGGTGATTGGAATGAAGTCCATCAGCTTCTACTCTGCCGTTCTAATTCTGGTCAACAAACAGCAACAGTTTCTGGTTCAGAGGGAAAATTATATGATGGTTACGATGTCATTTTGATGGCAGAAACTGTGTATGAACCGTCCTCCCTTAGTAGTCTCTATGCACTTGGCAAAAAG TGTTTGCAACATCCTCTTGGAGTAATCTATATGGCAGGAAAGAAGCATTATTTCGGAGTTGGTGGTGGTACAAGGCAATTTGTAAATTTGGTTGAAGAAGATG GTGTAATGACAGCTTCTTTGCTTGCTGAGGTTGCTGATGGTTCATCCAATGTGCGGGAAGTGTGGAAATTCATGTTCAAATAG
- the LOC122046222 gene encoding pentatricopeptide repeat-containing protein At1g08070, chloroplastic-like isoform X1: MSDRFTNIISLLQQPGAVHLHRHLAQIHSLFIRSQPDLLPLLLDHVLLTLSPSPAAAMHALELFESIPQPEPDLCGRIVSAFSKFSLHREVLAAFFSAHRKGTPLPFPSISLALKACASIPDSEQGRQVHGHLLLRGLGANVFIQAALIDFYCKAGDLSSAQRAFDDIAVKDAVPVNCLISGYSKAGNVLKARRLFDEMTRRTSASWNSMISCYSRSGDFPEALRLFERMQQENARPNGITVVTLLSICAKLGDLKTGEKVKCLITDIGLQKDMILQTALLEMYVKCGDVDKARQVFDEMEHRDVVAWSAMISGYAQNGKSEEALELFERMKAKNCKPNEVTLVGILSASAQLGSAEVGEHIGSYIEGQGLATGVYVCSALVDMYSKCGNIEGARRVFDKMKERDVVTWNSMIAGLALNGLAEDSFGLYRRMKVENFKPNDITFVGLLTACTHTGRVEQGLATFHSMKLKHGIAPKVEHCACIVDLFCRSGLLEDAYEFICEMEVEPNVVIWGTLLSSCRIHSNVELAEICMKKLLVLEPENSSNYVLLSNIYADARRWDSVREIRNLMKRKNVQKLSAYSWIELDGEVHKFLVEDLYHPSCDEIYRVLDSLSFQLTRVGYDHDLECTNR, encoded by the coding sequence ATGTCCGATCGATTTACGAACATCATCTCTCTCCTCCAACAGCCCGGTGCCGTCCACCTCCACCGCCACCTCGCTCAGATTCACTCCCTTTTCATCCGGTCCCAGCCCGACCTCCTCCCTCTCTTACTCGATCATGTCCTCCTCACTCTCTCCCCTTCCCCCGCCGCCGCTATGCACGCGCTCGAGCTGTTCGAATCCATTCCCCAGCCGGAACCCGACCTCTGCGGCAGGATCGTCTCTGCCTTTTCCAAGTTTTCTCTCCATCGAGAGGTCCTCGCTGCCTTCTTCTCCGCCCACCGCAAAGGGACTCCGTTACCGTTTCCATCCATCTCTCTCGCTCTCAAAGCCTGCGCTTCGATCCCAGATTCTGAACAAGGCAGGCAAGTCCACGGCCACCTCTTGCTTCGTGGGCTCGGAGCTAACGTCTTCATTCAGGCCGCATTGATTGATTTCTACTGCAAGGCCGGTGATTTAAGTTCCGCGCAGAGAGCCTTCGATGATATCGCCGTCAAGGACGCGGTTCCAGTCAACTGCTTGATATCCGGCTACTCCAAAGCTGGAAATGTCCTCAAAGCCCGCCGGCTGTTTGATGAAATGACTAGGAGAACGTCCGCTTCTTGGAACTCCATGATCTCTTGCTATTCCCGCAGTGGAGACTTCCCTGAAGCTCTGAGGTTGTTCGAGCGGATGCAGCAGGAGAATGCTCGGCCTAACGGGATCACTGTGGTGACACTTTTATCCATATGTGCGAAGCTAGGCGACTTGAAGACAGGGGAGAAGGTAAAGTGCTTGATCACTGACATTGGCTTGCAGAAAGATATGATTTTGCAAACCGCATTGCTAGAAATGTACGTTAAGTGTGGGGATGTGGACAAGGCACGCCAAGTGTTTGATGAAATGGAGCACAGAGATGTTGTTGCGTGGAGTGCCATGATCAGTGGCTATGCTCAGAACGGGAAGTCGGAAGAGGCGCTTGAGCTTTTCGAGAGGATGAAAGCGAAGAATTGCAAGCCGAACGAGGTCACTCTCGTCGGCATCTTGTCTGCCAGCGCGCAACTCGGCAGTGCAGAAGTCGGAGAACACATAGGAAGTTACATTGAGGGACAAGGTCTGGCAACAGGGGTTTATGTTTGCTCAGCTCTGGTCGACATGTACTCAAAGTGTGGGAACATCGAAGGAGCTCGTAGGGTGTTTGATAAAATGAAAGAAAGGGATGTTGTCACGTGGAATTCGATGATCGCCGGACTCGCATTGAATGGGCTGGCCGAAGATTCATTCGGTCTCTATCGGAGGATGAAGGTGGAGAACTTCAAGCCAAATGACATAACCTTTGTTGGCTTACTAACGGCGTGCACTCATACAGGCCGAGTCGAGCAAGGACTTGCAACATTTCACAGCATGAAGCTCAAACATGGCATCGCGCCAAAGGTTGAGCACTGTGCTTGCATAGTCGATCTTTTCTGTAGGTCAGGGCTCTTGGAAGATGCTTACGAGTTCATTTGCGAGATGGAAGTAGAGCCTAATGTTGTTATTTGGGGCACCTTATTGAGTTCGTGCAGAATTCATTCAAATGTTGAGCTCGCCGAGATCTGCATGAAGAAGCTACTGGTTTTGGAGCCGGAGAACTCATCTAACTATGTGCTTCTATCGAATATCTACGCCGACGCACGCAGATGGGACAGCGTAAGAGAGATTAGGAATTTGATGAAGAGAAAGAATGTGCAGAAGCTATCTGCATATAGCTGGATAGAATTGGATGGTGAAGTACATAAATTTCTGGTGGAAGACTTGTATCATCCAAGTTGCGATGAGATATACCGTGTCCTCGACAGCTTAAGCTTCCAATTAACACGGGTCGGTTATGATCATGACTTAGAATGTACTAACCGATAA
- the LOC122046223 gene encoding uncharacterized protein LOC122046223 isoform X1 → MADLLCVRKYSAYLSSSWYNSLLSSSNINIRIFLQGSSKFSNFTKALNIHMVDCSPVLQEVQYNALKCTDETTNDDNSSKRTITMCLAVQFHGIPLWNRFHQDGRNPRYDGLISDSLQAIRKHEFVEVLDDPGSANLSAHVDFESIRHSAKEVSAVCITFLP, encoded by the exons ATGgccgatcttctgtgtgtaagaAAGTATTCTGCTTATCTTTCTTCTAGCTGGTATAACTCTTTATTATCATCAAGCAATATAAATATAAGAATTTTCTTGCAGGGATcttcaaagttttcaaattttACTAAAGCTCTTAACATTCACATGGTGGATTGCAGTCCTGTCTTACAGGAGGTCCAATACAATGCTTTGAAGTGCACGGATGAAACAACTAATGACGACAACAGCTCCAAAAGAACGATCACTATGTGTCTGGCAGTCCAATTTCATGGCATCCCACTCTGGAACAGGTTCCATCAGGAT GGAAGAAATCCAAGATATGATGGACTTATCTCTGATAGTCTGCAG GCAATTCGTAAGCACGAATTTGTGGAGGTATTAGATGATCCCGGTTCAGCTAATCTAAGTGCTCATGTTGATTTTGAATCGATAAGGCACTCTGCCAAAGAAGTATCAGCTGTTTGCATTACATTCTTGCCATAA
- the LOC122046223 gene encoding uncharacterized protein LOC122046223 isoform X5, which translates to MADLLCVRKYSAYLSSSWYNSLLSSSNINIRIFLQGSSKFSNFTKALNIHMVDCSPVLQEVQYNALKCTDETTNDDNSSKRTITMCLAVQFHGIPLWNRFHQDGRNPRYDGLISDSLQAIRKHEFVEIEYQFMVR; encoded by the exons ATGgccgatcttctgtgtgtaagaAAGTATTCTGCTTATCTTTCTTCTAGCTGGTATAACTCTTTATTATCATCAAGCAATATAAATATAAGAATTTTCTTGCAGGGATcttcaaagttttcaaattttACTAAAGCTCTTAACATTCACATGGTGGATTGCAGTCCTGTCTTACAGGAGGTCCAATACAATGCTTTGAAGTGCACGGATGAAACAACTAATGACGACAACAGCTCCAAAAGAACGATCACTATGTGTCTGGCAGTCCAATTTCATGGCATCCCACTCTGGAACAGGTTCCATCAGGAT GGAAGAAATCCAAGATATGATGGACTTATCTCTGATAGTCTGCAG GCAATTCGTAAGCACGAATTTGTGGAG ATCGAGTATCAGTTCATGGTCCGATAA
- the LOC122046223 gene encoding uncharacterized protein LOC122046223 isoform X6 — translation MADLLCGSSKFSNFTKALNIHMVDCSPVLQEVQYNALKCTDETTNDDNSSKRTITMCLAVQFHGIPLWNRFHQDGRNPRYDGLISDSLQAIRKHEFVEVLDDPGSANLSAHVDFESIRHSAKEVSAVCITFLP, via the exons ATGgccgatcttctgtgt GGATcttcaaagttttcaaattttACTAAAGCTCTTAACATTCACATGGTGGATTGCAGTCCTGTCTTACAGGAGGTCCAATACAATGCTTTGAAGTGCACGGATGAAACAACTAATGACGACAACAGCTCCAAAAGAACGATCACTATGTGTCTGGCAGTCCAATTTCATGGCATCCCACTCTGGAACAGGTTCCATCAGGAT GGAAGAAATCCAAGATATGATGGACTTATCTCTGATAGTCTGCAG GCAATTCGTAAGCACGAATTTGTGGAGGTATTAGATGATCCCGGTTCAGCTAATCTAAGTGCTCATGTTGATTTTGAATCGATAAGGCACTCTGCCAAAGAAGTATCAGCTGTTTGCATTACATTCTTGCCATAA